The Janthinobacterium lividum genome has a window encoding:
- the queG gene encoding tRNA epoxyqueuosine(34) reductase QueG encodes MSASVTDLAVLARTIKEWGRELGFAEVRIADVDLSHMEAPLQAWLDAGYHGEMDYMASHGMKRARPAELVPGTVRAISARMNYLPPALGPDWRAQEAARDADPAAAVISVYARGRDYHKVMRSRLQQLAERIKGEIGDFGYRVFSDSAPVMEVELAQKGGLGWRGKHTLLINRQGGSFFFLGEILIDVPLPVDPPEIARCGQCSACITVCPTQAILGPYQLDARRCISYLTIELKGAIPVEMRPLIGNKVYGCDDCQTVCPWNKFAQRAVVPDFDERHSLGSAGMVELFAWTEEEFNRRMEGSAIRRIGHERWLRNLAVGMGNAAAKARGQADIVTALLSRREHPSAIVREHVEWALALHGIV; translated from the coding sequence GGCGCGCACCATTAAAGAATGGGGGCGCGAGCTGGGTTTTGCCGAGGTGCGTATCGCCGACGTGGACCTGTCGCACATGGAAGCGCCCTTGCAAGCCTGGCTAGATGCAGGGTATCACGGCGAAATGGATTACATGGCCAGCCACGGCATGAAGCGCGCGCGCCCGGCCGAACTGGTGCCGGGTACGGTGCGCGCCATCAGCGCGCGCATGAATTACCTGCCGCCCGCGCTGGGGCCCGACTGGCGCGCGCAAGAGGCTGCGCGCGACGCCGATCCTGCGGCGGCCGTGATCTCCGTGTATGCGCGGGGCCGCGACTATCACAAGGTCATGCGTTCGCGCCTACAGCAGCTGGCCGAGCGCATCAAGGGCGAGATCGGCGACTTCGGCTACCGCGTCTTCAGCGATTCGGCGCCCGTGATGGAAGTCGAGCTGGCGCAAAAGGGCGGCTTGGGCTGGCGCGGCAAGCACACCTTGCTGATCAACCGCCAGGGCGGCTCCTTCTTCTTCCTTGGCGAGATCCTCATCGACGTGCCGCTGCCGGTGGACCCGCCGGAAATTGCGCGCTGCGGCCAGTGCTCGGCGTGCATCACGGTGTGCCCGACGCAAGCCATCCTGGGGCCGTACCAGCTCGACGCGCGCCGCTGCATCTCTTACCTGACGATCGAATTGAAGGGCGCCATTCCCGTCGAGATGCGCCCCTTGATCGGCAACAAGGTGTACGGCTGCGACGATTGCCAGACCGTCTGCCCATGGAACAAGTTCGCCCAGCGCGCCGTCGTACCGGACTTCGACGAGCGCCACAGCCTGGGCAGCGCGGGCATGGTGGAACTGTTCGCCTGGACGGAAGAGGAATTCAACCGCCGCATGGAAGGCAGCGCGATTCGCCGCATCGGCCACGAACGCTGGCTGCGCAACCTGGCCGTCGGCATGGGCAACGCGGCCGCCAAGGCCCGAGGCCAGGCCGACATCGTCACGGCCCTGCTGTCGCGCCGTGAACACCCGTCGGCCATCGTGCGCGAACACGTCGAATGGGCGCTGGCGCTGCACGGCATCGTTTGA
- a CDS encoding DUF3052 domain-containing protein — translation MFVKNAKTLAVLNDGGELAALLAQLPPERLVGEGEMADWLLLFARSRAELEQYLPAAQARLAPGGALWVAYRKGGVKAGSDIHRDDLRSFAHAIGLDSVAMIAIDSVWSALRLKQV, via the coding sequence ATGTTTGTGAAAAATGCCAAGACCCTGGCCGTGCTCAATGACGGCGGCGAGCTTGCGGCCTTGCTGGCGCAACTGCCGCCGGAGCGGCTGGTAGGGGAAGGTGAAATGGCCGACTGGCTATTGCTGTTTGCGCGCAGCCGCGCGGAACTGGAGCAGTACCTGCCGGCCGCGCAGGCGCGCCTGGCGCCGGGCGGCGCGCTGTGGGTGGCGTACCGCAAGGGCGGCGTGAAGGCTGGCAGCGACATCCACCGCGACGATCTGCGCAGTTTTGCGCACGCAATAGGACTCGACAGCGTGGCGATGATCGCGATCGATAGTGTGTGGTCGGCGCTGCGCCTGAAGCAGGTTTAA
- a CDS encoding PadR family transcriptional regulator, translated as MHGRGPRGFDERGDGMGGGPGGRGGRGERAERVFGRGDLPLIVLALIEISPRHGYEIIKAIEERCGGAYAPSPGAVYPTLTLLEEQDHVTSSESASGKKLYTITDLGRAYLDENRAQVDGILARLDMFARVQARNALPERVRQAMHTLKHALLLNKTNWSDAEAERVSAVLEQAANAIVDGH; from the coding sequence ATGCATGGCCGCGGCCCGCGCGGCTTCGACGAGCGCGGCGACGGCATGGGTGGTGGTCCTGGCGGGCGCGGTGGGCGCGGCGAGCGGGCCGAGCGCGTCTTCGGCCGCGGCGACTTGCCGCTGATCGTGCTGGCGCTGATCGAAATCAGCCCCCGTCACGGCTATGAGATCATCAAGGCCATCGAAGAACGTTGCGGCGGCGCGTATGCCCCCAGCCCGGGCGCCGTGTATCCGACCTTGACCCTGCTGGAAGAGCAGGACCATGTGACGTCCTCCGAAAGCGCCAGCGGCAAGAAACTCTACACCATCACGGACCTGGGGCGCGCATATCTCGACGAGAACCGCGCCCAGGTGGACGGCATCCTGGCCCGCCTCGACATGTTCGCCCGCGTCCAGGCGCGCAACGCCTTGCCCGAGCGCGTGCGCCAGGCCATGCATACCCTCAAGCATGCGCTGTTGCTGAACAAGACCAACTGGAGCGATGCGGAAGCCGAGCGCGTCTCCGCCGTGCTGGAACAGGCGGCGAACGCCATCGTCGACGGCCACTGA
- a CDS encoding siderophore-interacting protein, whose product MTTALPTAPRQHAIERVRHDLKLRVLTVVRTEQLTPHMRRITLSGDDLEGFVSPAHDDHVKLFFPAPGETAPVFPVLGNGPNPIQYAQGARPIARNYTPRRYDAERRELEIDFVLHGDGPAASWAAQAAPGQTLGVGGPRGSMLVPLDFDWYVLVGDQTALPAIARRLEQLPATARAMAVIEIVEDGERIALDCAAHLDVRWVARNGRKGPLLLEALAQVPLPQDGDGYVWVACEHAQVQGLRGHFIEVGVPKQHLHVASYWKHGAAEHHEHHDE is encoded by the coding sequence ATGACTACTGCATTACCTACAGCGCCACGCCAGCACGCCATCGAGCGCGTGCGGCATGACTTGAAACTGCGCGTACTGACCGTCGTGCGCACCGAGCAGCTGACGCCGCATATGCGCCGCATCACCCTGTCGGGCGACGACCTGGAAGGCTTTGTCTCGCCGGCGCACGACGACCACGTGAAACTGTTCTTCCCTGCACCGGGCGAGACAGCGCCCGTGTTTCCCGTGCTGGGCAATGGCCCGAATCCCATCCAGTACGCGCAAGGCGCGCGTCCCATCGCCCGCAACTACACGCCGCGCCGCTACGACGCAGAACGGCGCGAGCTGGAAATCGACTTCGTGCTGCATGGCGACGGCCCCGCGGCCAGCTGGGCGGCGCAAGCTGCGCCCGGCCAGACCCTGGGCGTTGGCGGCCCGCGCGGCTCGATGCTGGTGCCGTTGGACTTCGACTGGTATGTGCTGGTGGGCGACCAGACGGCCTTGCCGGCGATTGCCCGCCGCCTGGAGCAGCTGCCAGCCACGGCGCGAGCGATGGCCGTGATCGAGATCGTCGAAGACGGCGAACGGATCGCGCTCGATTGCGCGGCGCACCTGGACGTGCGCTGGGTGGCGCGCAATGGCCGCAAGGGGCCGCTGCTGCTGGAAGCGTTGGCGCAAGTTCCCTTGCCGCAGGATGGCGATGGCTATGTGTGGGTCGCGTGCGAGCACGCGCAGGTGCAGGGTTTGCGCGGGCACTTTATCGAAGTCGGGGTGCCGAAGCAGCATCTGCATGTGGCGAGCTATTGGAAGCATGGGGCGGCGGAGCACCACGAGCATCATGATGAATAA
- a CDS encoding response regulator, whose product MLHIIDDEEVVRDSLSWLAASRSIEARNYASAQQFLDSLDGSFDAAGDCVLLDVRMPDMNGIALFDQLVKRDLTARLPVIFLTGHGDVPMAVDSLKRGAFDFFEKPFNDNDLMDRVQQGLANSRQAGELAAVHARLATLSTREREVLDLILAGKMNKVVADKLGISMRTVEVHRAHIFDKMQVKTAVELAGLLK is encoded by the coding sequence ATGCTACACATCATCGACGACGAAGAGGTCGTACGCGACTCCCTGTCCTGGCTGGCCGCCTCGCGCAGCATCGAAGCGCGCAACTACGCCAGCGCCCAGCAATTCCTCGATAGCCTGGACGGAAGCTTCGACGCCGCCGGCGACTGCGTGCTGCTCGACGTGCGCATGCCCGACATGAACGGCATCGCCCTGTTCGACCAGCTGGTCAAGCGCGACCTGACGGCGCGCCTGCCCGTGATTTTCCTCACCGGCCACGGCGACGTCCCGATGGCCGTCGACAGCCTGAAACGGGGCGCCTTCGATTTTTTTGAAAAGCCGTTCAACGACAACGACCTGATGGATCGCGTGCAGCAGGGCCTGGCCAACTCGCGCCAGGCCGGCGAACTGGCCGCCGTGCACGCGCGCCTGGCCACCCTGTCGACGCGCGAACGCGAAGTGCTGGACCTGATTTTGGCGGGCAAGATGAACAAGGTGGTGGCCGACAAGCTGGGTATCAGCATGCGCACCGTGGAAGTCCACCGCGCGCATATCTTCGACAAGATGCAGGTCAAGACGGCGGTGGAGCTGGCGGGGTTGTTGAAGTAA
- a CDS encoding PAS domain S-box protein — translation MKIPPTFARRLQFTSPVRWLLPVILLLLFLAILFWLPWQARQMESNERQEQLIADTLWVEQTIRFQLARNEESLYNLGADTASGVVPPARVRERLQQMLRNGRELQRVVWLNAAGKVLASSDSTLPQEASTLLSPASLTTGDNARRLHRGQYAQPARHSGFPDAPPGAMLMDYHQPLFDGQRYVGSLVATYQISSLLDEMVPWWFAQDNQISLIDRDDKVLVQRAAAGPGHGVYTHKRALDVPGANITLFTDSVKSQPKLLPNLLVGSVIALSLGLLWSLLALWRHISRRLVAEGALRQQMLFRTAMENSLVTGMRARDLEGRVTYVNPAFCQIVGYPPEEILGRLPPMPYWVPEALEEYQQRFVKALAGNPTPQFETYFQRPGGTRVAVLIFEAPLVDKNGQQTGWMGSVLDISDRKRVEELNRQQQEKLQTSSRLATMGELASMLAHELNQPLAAISSYTTGALNLIRRAIEHDAPVDPGTLKPALEQASAQAQRAGQIIRSVHDFVRKSEPQRQDIAIRTLIDGIRALIDLQARKYYVTIQEELPPDLPLLRADPVMIEQVLLNLTRNAIEAMQDAAPGRRIMRLRASHDAQQGMVTVDVIDHGHGIPQDVAERLFSPFFSTKSEGMGMGLNICRTAIEFHGGALTFNANPAGGTIFTFSVPAAPRAPH, via the coding sequence ATGAAAATACCACCCACCTTCGCGCGCCGCCTGCAGTTTACCAGTCCCGTGCGTTGGCTGCTGCCGGTGATCCTGCTGCTGCTGTTCCTCGCCATCCTGTTCTGGCTGCCATGGCAGGCACGCCAGATGGAAAGCAATGAGCGCCAGGAGCAGCTGATCGCCGATACGCTGTGGGTCGAGCAGACGATCCGCTTCCAACTGGCGCGCAATGAAGAAAGCCTGTACAACCTGGGCGCAGACACCGCCAGCGGCGTCGTGCCGCCTGCGCGGGTGCGCGAGCGGCTGCAGCAAATGCTCAGAAATGGCCGCGAGTTGCAGCGCGTGGTCTGGCTCAATGCCGCTGGCAAGGTACTGGCGTCGAGCGACAGCACCTTGCCACAAGAAGCCAGCACGCTACTCTCGCCTGCTTCTCTGACAACGGGCGACAATGCCCGCCGGCTGCACCGTGGCCAGTATGCGCAGCCTGCGCGGCACAGCGGCTTTCCCGACGCGCCGCCGGGCGCCATGCTGATGGATTACCACCAGCCCCTGTTCGATGGCCAGCGCTATGTAGGCAGTCTGGTGGCCACCTATCAGATCAGCAGCCTGCTCGATGAAATGGTGCCGTGGTGGTTCGCCCAGGATAATCAGATTTCGCTGATCGACCGCGACGACAAGGTACTGGTGCAGCGCGCCGCCGCCGGTCCCGGCCACGGCGTGTACACGCACAAGCGGGCGCTCGACGTGCCAGGCGCGAACATCACCCTGTTTACCGACAGCGTGAAAAGCCAGCCCAAGCTGCTGCCCAATTTGCTGGTCGGCTCCGTCATCGCCCTGTCGCTGGGTTTGCTGTGGAGCTTGCTGGCCCTGTGGCGGCATATTTCGCGCCGCCTGGTGGCCGAAGGCGCGCTGCGCCAGCAGATGCTGTTTCGCACGGCGATGGAAAACTCGCTGGTGACGGGCATGCGCGCGCGCGACCTGGAAGGGCGCGTCACCTATGTCAATCCCGCGTTTTGCCAGATCGTCGGCTATCCGCCCGAGGAAATCCTGGGGCGCTTGCCGCCCATGCCCTACTGGGTGCCCGAGGCGCTGGAAGAATACCAGCAGCGCTTCGTCAAGGCCCTGGCCGGCAATCCCACGCCGCAGTTCGAAACCTATTTCCAGCGCCCCGGCGGCACGCGCGTGGCGGTGCTGATCTTCGAAGCGCCGCTGGTGGACAAGAACGGCCAGCAGACAGGCTGGATGGGTTCCGTGCTCGATATCTCGGACCGCAAGCGGGTCGAGGAACTGAATCGCCAGCAGCAGGAAAAACTGCAAACGAGTTCGCGCCTGGCCACCATGGGCGAGCTGGCATCGATGCTGGCGCATGAGCTGAACCAGCCGCTGGCGGCCATTTCCAGCTACACCACGGGGGCGCTGAACCTGATCCGCCGCGCCATCGAGCATGACGCCCCGGTCGATCCGGGCACCCTGAAACCGGCGCTGGAACAGGCCAGCGCGCAGGCGCAGCGGGCCGGCCAGATCATCCGCAGCGTGCACGATTTCGTGCGCAAGAGCGAGCCGCAGCGCCAGGATATCGCCATCCGCACCCTGATCGACGGCATCCGCGCGCTGATCGACCTGCAGGCGCGCAAATACTATGTCACCATCCAGGAAGAGCTGCCGCCGGACCTGCCGCTGCTGCGCGCCGACCCCGTGATGATCGAGCAGGTGCTGCTGAACCTGACGCGCAATGCCATCGAGGCAATGCAGGATGCGGCGCCGGGACGGCGTATCATGCGCCTGCGGGCCAGTCACGACGCGCAGCAAGGCATGGTGACGGTGGATGTGATCGATCATGGCCACGGCATCCCGCAGGACGTGGCCGAGCGGCTGTTTTCGCCGTTTTTCTCGACCAAGTCCGAAGGCATGGGCATGGGCCTGAATATCTGCCGCACCGCCATCGAATTTCACGGCGGCGCGCTGACCTTCAATGCCAACCCAGCTGGCGGTACTATCTTTACATTCAGTGTGCCGGCCGCGCCGCGCGCGCCGCACTAA
- a CDS encoding TRAP transporter substrate-binding protein, translating into MQMKSMLAMLCVAIGAGFGVPVQAQAPIVIKFSHVVAPETPKGQAAERFKLLAEKATHGKVRVELYPNSQLYKDKEELEALQLGAVQMLAPSLAKFGPLGVKEFEVFDLPYIFPTKTALYNVTEGEVGKGLLKKLEPKGITGLAYWDNGFKVMSANRPLHHPADFKGLKMRIQSSNVLDAQMRALGANPQALAFSEAYRALQTGVVDGTENPPSNMYTQKMHEVQKHLTVSNHGYLGYAVIVNKKFWDGLPSDIRSQLEKAMKEATTFEKAIAQSDNDKALEAIRKSGKTQIYTLTLQEQAEWRRALAPVQKTMEGRIGREWISAINRESAK; encoded by the coding sequence ATGCAAATGAAATCTATGCTGGCCATGCTCTGCGTGGCGATCGGCGCTGGCTTTGGCGTTCCCGTCCAGGCACAGGCGCCCATCGTCATCAAATTCAGCCACGTGGTCGCGCCCGAGACGCCGAAAGGCCAGGCGGCAGAGCGTTTCAAACTGCTGGCCGAGAAGGCCACGCACGGCAAGGTCCGGGTGGAACTTTACCCGAACAGCCAGTTGTACAAGGACAAGGAAGAACTTGAAGCCCTGCAACTGGGCGCCGTGCAAATGCTGGCGCCCTCGCTGGCCAAGTTCGGCCCGCTGGGCGTGAAAGAGTTCGAGGTTTTCGACCTGCCCTATATCTTCCCCACCAAGACGGCACTGTATAACGTCACCGAAGGCGAAGTCGGCAAGGGCCTGCTGAAAAAGCTTGAGCCGAAGGGCATCACGGGCCTGGCCTACTGGGATAACGGTTTCAAGGTGATGTCCGCCAACCGGCCGCTGCACCATCCAGCCGACTTCAAGGGCCTGAAGATGCGCATCCAGTCGTCGAACGTGCTTGATGCGCAGATGCGCGCACTGGGTGCCAACCCCCAGGCGCTGGCGTTTTCGGAAGCCTACCGCGCCTTGCAAACGGGCGTGGTCGACGGTACGGAAAACCCGCCGTCGAACATGTACACGCAAAAGATGCATGAAGTACAAAAGCACCTGACCGTTTCCAACCATGGCTACCTGGGTTACGCCGTCATCGTCAACAAGAAGTTCTGGGATGGCTTGCCATCCGATATACGCAGTCAGCTGGAAAAGGCCATGAAGGAAGCGACCACCTTTGAAAAGGCGATTGCGCAGAGCGACAACGACAAGGCCCTGGAGGCGATCCGCAAGAGCGGCAAGACGCAGATATACACCTTGACGTTGCAGGAGCAGGCGGAGTGGCGTCGCGCCCTGGCGCCGGTGCAGAAAACCATGGAAGGCCGCATTGGCCGAGAGTGGATTTCCGCCATCAACCGGGAAAGTGCAAAGTAG
- a CDS encoding methylated-DNA--[protein]-cysteine S-methyltransferase, translating into MKKQQGSELFSAIVAAPFGAMGVRVQDGQLCELVYLPPHFDEKAPQDAVSERACQQLARYFLDPDYVFDLPLAASGSAYQQSVWTAIAGIPRGQVRTYGDVARLIGSAPRAVGQACGANWFPVVIPCHRVTAAGGLGGFAHHDDATGFHLGVKRWLLAHEGVAAYL; encoded by the coding sequence ATGAAAAAACAACAGGGCAGTGAACTGTTCAGCGCCATCGTGGCCGCGCCTTTCGGCGCCATGGGCGTGCGCGTGCAGGATGGCCAGTTATGCGAACTGGTCTACCTGCCGCCGCACTTCGACGAGAAGGCGCCGCAGGATGCCGTCTCCGAGCGGGCCTGCCAGCAACTGGCGCGCTATTTCCTCGATCCCGATTATGTCTTTGACCTGCCGCTGGCCGCCTCGGGCAGCGCCTACCAGCAAAGCGTATGGACAGCGATTGCCGGCATTCCGCGCGGCCAGGTGCGCACGTATGGTGACGTGGCGCGCCTGATCGGCTCGGCACCGCGTGCCGTGGGCCAGGCCTGCGGCGCCAACTGGTTTCCCGTGGTCATACCCTGCCACCGGGTCACGGCCGCTGGCGGCCTGGGTGGCTTTGCCCATCACGACGACGCCACGGGATTCCACCTGGGCGTGAAGCGCTGGCTGCTGGCGCATGAAGGCGTGGCGGCTTACCTATGA
- the xerD gene encoding site-specific tyrosine recombinase XerD — MNSLLAPDNTTLIDEFCDSLWLEDGLSKNSLDAYRRDMRLFARWLEVARPGREGLYEVSTADIEAYFAARHDESKATSSNRRLSVLKRFYQLALRQKHIAADPCLKMVSAKQPARFVHTLSEAQVEALLAAPDVSTPLGLRERTMLELMYASGLRVSELVDLKSVELSLNDGVLRITGKGSKTRLVPFGEQARLWIERYLKEARGVILDGQMDDALFVTRRGGAMTRQMFWVIIKKHALSAGITAPLSPHTLRHAFATHLLNHGADLRVVQLLLGHSDISTTQIYTHVARERLKLLHAQHHPRG; from the coding sequence ATGAACAGCCTGCTGGCGCCGGACAACACCACCCTGATCGATGAATTCTGCGACAGCCTGTGGCTGGAAGACGGCCTGTCGAAAAACTCGCTGGACGCCTACCGGCGCGACATGCGCTTGTTTGCGCGCTGGCTGGAAGTGGCGCGGCCCGGACGCGAGGGCCTGTACGAGGTCTCCACGGCCGACATCGAAGCATATTTCGCCGCCCGTCACGACGAGAGCAAGGCGACGTCGTCGAACCGGCGCCTGTCCGTGCTCAAGCGTTTTTACCAGCTGGCCCTGCGGCAAAAACATATCGCAGCGGACCCGTGCCTGAAGATGGTCTCGGCCAAGCAGCCGGCGCGCTTCGTGCATACCCTGAGCGAAGCGCAGGTGGAAGCGCTGCTGGCGGCGCCCGACGTGAGCACGCCGCTGGGCCTGCGCGAGCGCACGATGCTGGAACTTATGTACGCGAGTGGCTTGCGCGTGTCGGAATTGGTGGACTTGAAATCCGTGGAGCTGAGCCTGAACGATGGCGTGCTGCGCATCACGGGTAAGGGCAGCAAGACGCGGCTGGTGCCGTTCGGTGAGCAGGCGCGGCTGTGGATCGAGCGCTACCTGAAGGAAGCGCGCGGCGTCATTCTCGACGGCCAGATGGACGATGCGCTGTTCGTCACGCGGCGCGGGGGCGCCATGACGCGGCAAATGTTCTGGGTCATCATCAAGAAACACGCGCTGAGCGCCGGCATCACGGCGCCGCTGTCACCACATACCCTGCGCCACGCGTTCGCCACGCATTTGCTGAACCATGGCGCGGACTTGCGTGTTGTGCAATTGTTACTGGGGCACTCCGATATTTCCACCACACAGATTTATACGCATGTGGCCCGCGAACGGCTGAAACTGCTGCATGCGCAGCATCATCCGCGAGGCTAA
- a CDS encoding TolC family protein — translation MTRFNLLLAAWLIAPCVSAGPLSFETYLSAVESHSLELQAQQEGITSVKAGIGIAGLRPDPEFTLGATRETVATGGHRPVTWNPAISMAIETGGKRAARLKAAHSNVALAEETVAGFRSELYGTAAAAFTEACRTREVAARKEQTMAALSKVVEANAVRRKAGDVGGIELLQSRVERDQFQAELAQARSEADSAMLALSPPLGRQFDALFPDVQLACDFAAYENKDASVLVPQALDARSDVRVARATLDNLRDGAALVRANRAVDPTVTLGLAAARGYHDGIDASGNPVDGSPRSRALSLSLAIPIPLSRRDKGDIVQAESGVTQAMLALRQAELTAETQVRTAQRQLRAAQDRLARYRDGVLVDAQKVVDGMRLSYFSGNASLLEWLAAQRSADEAYQGYVQARADAAIASTQLQLAIGQRPRL, via the coding sequence ATGACACGTTTTAATCTGCTGCTGGCGGCCTGGCTGATCGCCCCCTGCGTCAGCGCCGGCCCCTTGAGCTTCGAGACCTATCTGTCCGCCGTGGAAAGCCACAGCCTGGAACTGCAGGCGCAGCAGGAAGGCATCACGTCGGTCAAGGCCGGCATCGGCATCGCCGGCCTGCGTCCCGATCCCGAATTCACCCTGGGCGCCACGCGCGAAACGGTAGCCACAGGAGGACACCGTCCCGTCACATGGAACCCGGCCATCAGCATGGCCATCGAGACGGGCGGCAAGCGCGCCGCGCGCTTGAAGGCGGCGCACAGCAATGTCGCGCTGGCCGAAGAGACGGTGGCCGGCTTCAGGAGCGAACTATATGGCACGGCCGCAGCCGCGTTCACGGAAGCGTGCCGCACACGCGAAGTCGCCGCGCGCAAGGAGCAGACCATGGCGGCCCTGTCGAAGGTGGTCGAGGCGAACGCCGTGCGGCGCAAGGCGGGCGACGTGGGCGGCATCGAGCTGCTGCAGTCGCGCGTGGAACGCGATCAATTCCAGGCAGAACTGGCGCAGGCGCGCAGTGAGGCTGACAGCGCCATGCTGGCCCTGTCGCCGCCTCTGGGGCGCCAGTTCGATGCGCTGTTTCCCGATGTGCAGCTGGCCTGCGACTTCGCCGCATACGAGAACAAGGATGCCAGCGTGCTGGTGCCGCAAGCGCTCGACGCGCGCAGCGATGTGCGTGTCGCCCGCGCCACCCTGGACAATCTGCGCGACGGCGCGGCGCTGGTGCGCGCCAACCGCGCCGTCGATCCCACCGTCACGCTTGGCCTGGCCGCCGCGCGCGGCTACCATGACGGCATCGACGCCAGCGGCAATCCCGTCGATGGCTCGCCCCGCTCACGCGCATTGAGCCTGTCGCTGGCCATCCCCATTCCCCTGTCGCGGCGCGACAAGGGCGACATCGTGCAGGCGGAATCCGGCGTGACACAGGCCATGCTGGCCCTGCGCCAGGCCGAACTGACAGCGGAAACGCAAGTGCGCACGGCGCAGCGGCAGCTGCGTGCGGCACAGGACAGGCTGGCGCGCTACCGCGACGGCGTGCTGGTCGACGCGCAAAAGGTGGTCGATGGCATGCGTTTGTCTTACTTCAGCGGCAATGCGTCGCTGCTGGAATGGCTGGCGGCGCAGCGTTCGGCCGATGAGGCTTACCAGGGCTATGTGCAGGCGCGCGCCGATGCCGCCATCGCCAGCACGCAGCTGCAACTGGCGATCGGCCAGCGGCCGCGCTTGTAG